The Nocardioides panzhihuensis genome has a segment encoding these proteins:
- a CDS encoding SCO6880 family protein, whose product MTTDLAPVKFSRLSRRGVLLGLSPSQLATVGIAAVTLVIALYAGGTSALAGAVPIIGACTALSFLKVAGRPVVAWLPIGTVWLRRSMTGQLDYRRNFTRPRQAGTLALPGDAARLQQWEDAETGAVMVHDPHAATLTAIVAVTHPAFVLLDPAEQQRRVTGWGRVLATACRSGRLAAVQVTERTLPDSGKSLTEWWETHGTDDDTWAARTYAELIDRAGPASERHATTISIALDMRAASRVIRAAGGGRKGAAAVLRQEMSALTAALRSAELNPEGWLTPADLAVVLRSAYDLDAAPARERHPDLGRDLTQAGPIAVSESWGSLRSDSAHHAVLWISEWPRSQVYPGFLAPLLLTSGIRRALTLYYQPLRTDTAARDIRRKKTEYVSDATQRAKLGQIEDAQQSAEYRDVLQQEAELTAGHGILRTTGLITISAPDDHELEKAIATVEQAAIQSCCETRRLWGQQARSFATALPLSRRLS is encoded by the coding sequence ATGACCACCGACCTCGCACCGGTCAAGTTCTCCCGCCTGTCCCGCCGCGGCGTACTCCTCGGCCTCTCCCCCAGTCAACTTGCCACAGTCGGCATCGCGGCGGTCACGCTGGTCATCGCCCTCTACGCTGGCGGCACCTCCGCCCTCGCCGGCGCAGTCCCAATCATCGGCGCCTGCACGGCCCTTTCGTTCCTGAAGGTCGCCGGACGGCCCGTGGTTGCCTGGCTACCGATCGGCACTGTGTGGCTCCGGCGCTCGATGACCGGGCAGCTCGACTACCGCCGCAACTTCACCCGCCCGCGTCAGGCCGGAACCCTCGCCCTCCCCGGCGACGCCGCCCGCCTCCAGCAGTGGGAGGACGCCGAGACCGGCGCCGTCATGGTCCACGACCCTCACGCCGCCACCCTCACCGCGATCGTCGCGGTCACCCACCCGGCCTTCGTGCTCCTCGACCCCGCGGAACAACAGCGCCGCGTCACCGGCTGGGGCCGCGTACTCGCCACCGCCTGCCGCTCCGGACGCCTTGCCGCCGTCCAGGTCACCGAACGTACGCTGCCCGACTCCGGCAAGAGCCTCACCGAATGGTGGGAGACCCACGGCACCGACGACGACACCTGGGCCGCCCGCACCTACGCCGAGCTCATCGACCGAGCCGGTCCCGCCTCCGAACGCCACGCCACCACCATCTCCATCGCCCTCGACATGCGCGCCGCCTCCCGAGTAATCCGAGCCGCCGGCGGAGGCCGCAAAGGCGCCGCCGCTGTGCTCCGCCAAGAGATGAGCGCCCTCACCGCGGCGCTGCGCTCGGCCGAGCTAAACCCTGAGGGCTGGCTTACCCCGGCCGACCTCGCCGTCGTCCTACGCTCCGCCTACGACCTTGACGCCGCACCCGCTCGCGAGCGCCACCCCGACCTCGGCCGCGACCTCACCCAAGCCGGCCCGATCGCAGTCTCCGAAAGTTGGGGATCGCTGCGCTCCGACTCCGCCCACCACGCCGTCCTCTGGATCAGCGAGTGGCCACGCTCCCAGGTCTACCCCGGCTTCCTCGCACCCCTCCTACTCACCTCGGGCATACGCCGCGCCCTCACCCTCTATTACCAACCGCTCCGCACCGACACCGCCGCCCGCGACATCCGGAGAAAGAAGACCGAATACGTCTCCGACGCCACCCAACGCGCAAAACTCGGCCAGATCGAAGACGCTCAGCAAAGCGCCGAATACCGCGATGTCCTCCAGCAAGAAGCAGAACTCACCGCCGGCCACGGCATCCTCCGCACCACCGGCCTCATCACCATCAGCGCCCCCGACGATCACGAACTAGAGAAGGCCATCGCCACCGTTGAGCAGGCGGCGATCCAGTCATGCTGCGAGACCCGCCGACTCTGGGGCCAACAGGCCCGGAGCTTCGCCACAGCGCTACCGCTCAGTCGGCGGCTTTCGTAG
- a CDS encoding efflux RND transporter permease subunit, translating into MGLCDVPGANEVCNQATEATTSAVEGSFTWLATAMGELAKAVFEMTWKVLDDTTYVDVTSSGYTRVYNLIFGIALLIMIGFFLLQVMAAMIRREPAGLSRAALGLGKSILGSFLALALVGTALEVTDRLCIGIVHAAGTNMSELGDRIAVLVAVGTVAGVANPGAASLASVFLTSLAVGATFFIWISLLVRKALLLVAIVFAPVALAGSSWDHARAWAGRWASFVIALILSKLVVVVIFLIASTQVSAPIDADLKSLSEPLSGIVLLLVAGFAPYIAYKAISFIGFDMYHAMSAEQEAKNALNRPVPLSARSPGIQPRKVLDEGGGEESAGTPPATHSPKPGSSSTVVEGPTTEIAPMTPEAAAPETSTAVAGPAAAAVAGAELVKSSSTAGQRTGQTIGGATEEQAAAGDGAPPPRVPMPHTADPTPGDQR; encoded by the coding sequence ATGGGTCTGTGCGACGTACCCGGCGCCAACGAGGTCTGCAACCAAGCCACGGAGGCCACCACCAGCGCCGTCGAAGGCTCCTTCACCTGGCTCGCGACAGCGATGGGTGAACTGGCCAAGGCGGTGTTCGAGATGACCTGGAAGGTGCTCGACGACACGACGTATGTCGACGTCACCTCCAGCGGCTACACACGCGTCTACAACCTGATCTTCGGCATCGCGCTCTTGATCATGATCGGGTTCTTCCTGCTCCAGGTCATGGCCGCGATGATCCGCCGCGAACCGGCCGGCCTGAGTCGAGCCGCGCTCGGCCTGGGCAAGTCGATCCTCGGCTCCTTCCTCGCCCTCGCCCTGGTCGGCACTGCACTGGAAGTCACCGACCGGCTCTGCATCGGCATCGTCCACGCCGCCGGCACGAACATGAGCGAGCTCGGCGACCGGATCGCCGTCCTGGTCGCGGTCGGCACCGTCGCCGGCGTCGCCAACCCCGGCGCCGCAAGCCTGGCGAGCGTGTTCCTCACCAGCCTCGCCGTCGGAGCGACCTTCTTCATCTGGATCAGCCTGCTCGTACGCAAAGCCCTCCTGCTCGTCGCGATCGTCTTCGCCCCCGTCGCCCTCGCCGGCTCCTCGTGGGACCACGCCCGCGCGTGGGCCGGACGATGGGCTTCGTTCGTGATCGCGTTGATCCTGTCCAAGCTCGTCGTCGTGGTCATCTTCCTCATCGCCAGCACCCAGGTCTCTGCACCGATCGATGCCGATCTGAAGTCGCTGAGCGAACCCCTCTCCGGCATCGTGCTCCTGCTCGTGGCCGGGTTTGCGCCCTACATCGCCTATAAGGCGATCAGCTTCATCGGCTTCGACATGTACCACGCCATGTCCGCCGAACAAGAAGCCAAGAACGCCCTCAACCGCCCCGTCCCCCTTTCCGCCCGCTCGCCCGGGATCCAGCCTCGCAAGGTCCTCGATGAAGGTGGCGGAGAAGAATCGGCTGGTACGCCGCCAGCAACCCACTCGCCGAAGCCAGGCTCGAGTTCGACCGTCGTGGAGGGGCCAACCACGGAGATAGCCCCCATGACGCCCGAAGCGGCGGCGCCGGAGACATCCACAGCCGTCGCGGGTCCAGCCGCTGCCGCCGTGGCGGGCGCCGAACTCGTGAAGTCGTCATCAACCGCCGGCCAGCGGACTGGCCAGACCATCGGCGGTGCCACAGAGGAACAGGCGGCCGCCGGTGACGGCGCTCCACCACCTCGCGTGCCCATGCCCCACACCGCCGACCCAACCCCGGGTGACCAGCGATGA
- a CDS encoding DUF6112 family protein yields MSIHPPTYKGPAAQIDISPNSSGLPGIAELREIVGATMTIGLILAVLALIISAVVWALGSNTSNPHLAGRGKLGVLIALGAAIVCGASVSLVNFFWNVGQAV; encoded by the coding sequence GTGAGCATTCACCCGCCGACCTATAAGGGTCCTGCGGCTCAGATCGACATCAGTCCGAACTCCAGCGGCTTGCCCGGCATCGCCGAGCTACGCGAGATCGTCGGCGCGACGATGACGATCGGCCTGATCCTCGCCGTCCTCGCCCTGATCATCTCCGCAGTTGTGTGGGCCCTGGGGTCGAACACCTCCAACCCTCACCTCGCCGGCCGCGGCAAGCTCGGTGTCCTGATCGCCCTCGGCGCAGCGATCGTCTGCGGCGCCTCAGTCAGCCTGGTCAACTTCTTCTGGAACGTCGGCCAGGCCGTCTGA
- a CDS encoding DUF6933 domain-containing protein, giving the protein MLVLRATKKLRDRIGGLPPVDGETSTTLLGDWYANFLPWRPQTAILVNARTLLPVLTPLAPAKGLPGRIAEVIAEALIDQNVPPEIIDAEIEQMKEVRVGPTVDRSVVGSMKDFIFLADHRRDGVPDLPQVSKELARVPCGPLFKRHVRPEAELAALIAAQR; this is encoded by the coding sequence ATGCTCGTTCTGCGTGCGACCAAGAAGCTGCGCGATCGCATCGGCGGTCTGCCGCCAGTGGACGGGGAGACGTCGACGACATTGCTCGGTGACTGGTACGCGAATTTTCTGCCGTGGCGTCCCCAGACCGCGATCCTGGTCAACGCGCGCACGCTGCTCCCGGTCCTGACCCCGCTTGCTCCTGCCAAAGGCCTGCCGGGCCGCATCGCGGAGGTGATCGCTGAGGCTCTGATCGACCAGAACGTGCCGCCGGAGATCATCGATGCCGAGATCGAGCAGATGAAAGAGGTACGAGTCGGTCCGACCGTTGATCGGAGCGTGGTCGGGTCAATGAAGGACTTCATCTTCCTCGCCGACCATCGTCGCGATGGTGTCCCCGACCTGCCTCAAGTGTCGAAGGAGCTGGCCCGCGTTCCGTGCGGACCGCTCTTCAAGCGTCACGTACGGCCCGAGGCTGAGCTGGCGGCGTTGATCGCGGCTCAGCGCTGA
- a CDS encoding DUF6112 family protein — MSPTLPRGQVHPDLGAISGTGDLRDIVGALLTYGLLLSVAMLIISAITWAIASGAGSWHGASRAKVGVLVALGGAVLAGGTLAWANWLVGIGARL, encoded by the coding sequence ATGAGTCCCACCCTCCCCCGCGGACAGGTCCACCCAGACCTCGGCGCGATCTCCGGGACTGGGGATCTGCGCGACATCGTGGGAGCACTTCTCACCTACGGTTTGCTGCTCTCGGTCGCGATGCTGATCATCAGCGCAATCACGTGGGCTATCGCATCTGGGGCGGGAAGCTGGCATGGCGCCTCTCGGGCGAAGGTGGGTGTGCTCGTGGCTCTCGGTGGCGCGGTCCTCGCAGGAGGAACGCTCGCCTGGGCGAACTGGCTTGTCGGGATAGGAGCTCGCCTGTGA
- a CDS encoding M23 family metallopeptidase yields MRKVLIVVVVFLVLIAPAAQASAFTLAVTFAAKPTWSCRLGETGPVPNSLTATAADGVKIRLDRSQLTHAATIVEVGGRTPGVGRDGVLVALMAALTESSLRMLANTSAWPQSASFPNDGNGGDHDSLGLFQMRPRAGWGTMAELMNSTYQARAFFGGQDGPNHGSPRGLRDIPGWRSLPKGAAAQAVEVSAFPDRYARFEPVAEQILDALTVRADRGANSPQVPETGQVVFPLPARTWTATSPFGMRTDPVTGAHTLHTGSDYAAPKGTPVLAAADGIVVFAGDVTSGYGHLILIKHTVNSATVHSGYAHMYAAGIHVRKGQRVTAGQHIADVGTDGKSTGPHLHFEIRPGGAYASPVDANNWLTEHGAASRSNSTSEELSESC; encoded by the coding sequence ATGCGGAAGGTGCTCATCGTGGTCGTGGTCTTCCTGGTCCTGATCGCTCCGGCTGCCCAGGCAAGCGCCTTCACGCTCGCCGTGACTTTCGCTGCCAAGCCCACCTGGAGCTGCCGCCTCGGGGAGACCGGACCTGTCCCCAACAGCCTCACCGCCACAGCGGCAGACGGGGTGAAGATCCGTCTGGATCGGTCTCAGCTCACCCACGCCGCGACCATCGTGGAGGTCGGTGGACGTACGCCCGGAGTCGGACGTGACGGCGTGCTCGTCGCGTTGATGGCCGCGCTGACCGAGTCCAGCCTCCGGATGCTCGCCAACACCAGCGCCTGGCCGCAGTCCGCGAGTTTTCCCAACGACGGGAACGGTGGCGACCACGACTCGCTCGGCCTCTTTCAGATGCGACCCCGCGCCGGGTGGGGAACCATGGCCGAGCTCATGAACTCCACCTACCAAGCACGCGCCTTCTTCGGCGGCCAAGACGGGCCCAACCATGGCTCACCCCGCGGCCTGCGCGACATCCCCGGCTGGCGTAGCCTCCCCAAAGGCGCCGCGGCGCAAGCCGTGGAGGTCTCGGCCTTCCCGGACCGCTACGCCCGCTTCGAACCGGTCGCTGAGCAGATCCTCGACGCACTGACCGTCCGCGCGGACCGCGGCGCCAACTCCCCCCAGGTCCCCGAGACCGGGCAAGTCGTGTTCCCACTCCCCGCCCGAACCTGGACCGCGACCAGCCCATTCGGGATGCGCACCGACCCGGTCACCGGCGCCCACACTCTGCACACCGGCTCCGACTACGCCGCACCCAAGGGCACTCCCGTCCTCGCCGCCGCCGACGGCATCGTGGTCTTCGCCGGCGACGTGACCTCAGGCTACGGCCACCTCATCCTCATCAAGCACACCGTCAACTCCGCCACGGTCCACTCCGGTTACGCCCACATGTACGCCGCCGGCATCCATGTCCGCAAAGGACAGCGTGTGACCGCCGGTCAGCACATCGCCGACGTCGGCACCGACGGCAAGTCCACCGGCCCACACCTCCACTTCGAGATTCGGCCCGGAGGCGCGTACGCCTCCCCCGTCGACGCCAACAACTGGCTCACCGAACACGGCGCGGCCAGCCGCTCAAATTCCACGTCCGAGGAACTTTCTGAAAGTTGCTGA
- a CDS encoding ParB N-terminal domain-containing protein, whose translation MSDLGHFELERTLDSIAIGVRHRKDLGDLATLKESIESLGLLQPITVTPDGTLLCGRRRLEAVKELGWRTVRVWVRSGISDELKGLMALQDENLLHKPFSPTEAETLYRELKKVLAEDAARRQEATRFGADPTAGVGAEDGADESSAPSGAGYTRNQAATLVTGANSHQRLERIGRIKDIADDPTRPAHVRQVASEALDQIDHGAPVSSTYERVMDLARQADADPSLPDLDALAEEALKRISAPRTRRTNPSGTPRKSEWSTRSFVLMWTDLDGWWTHYDAAEIGADLNDGDWELLERIYGELDAFVEAARRARESKVPAGTAAS comes from the coding sequence ATGTCTGACCTCGGCCACTTCGAGCTCGAGCGGACCCTTGACTCGATCGCCATCGGCGTACGCCACCGCAAGGACCTCGGCGACCTGGCGACCCTGAAAGAGTCCATCGAGAGCCTCGGCCTGCTCCAGCCCATCACCGTCACTCCCGACGGCACACTCCTGTGCGGACGCCGACGGCTGGAGGCGGTCAAGGAACTCGGCTGGCGGACCGTGCGCGTCTGGGTACGCTCCGGGATCTCCGACGAACTCAAGGGGCTGATGGCGCTCCAAGACGAGAACCTGCTCCACAAGCCGTTCTCCCCCACCGAGGCCGAGACGCTCTACCGGGAACTCAAGAAGGTGCTCGCCGAGGACGCCGCGCGACGTCAGGAGGCGACGCGTTTCGGCGCCGACCCCACTGCCGGCGTCGGGGCGGAAGACGGTGCTGATGAATCATCAGCACCGTCAGGGGCTGGTTACACCCGCAATCAGGCGGCCACGCTCGTCACCGGAGCCAACTCCCACCAGCGTCTCGAACGCATCGGCCGCATCAAAGACATCGCTGACGACCCCACTCGACCGGCGCATGTACGCCAGGTCGCTAGCGAAGCGCTCGACCAGATCGACCACGGCGCACCGGTGTCCTCGACGTACGAGCGAGTTATGGACCTCGCCCGCCAAGCCGACGCCGACCCTTCCCTCCCCGACCTCGACGCCCTCGCCGAAGAAGCACTCAAGCGCATCTCCGCGCCACGTACGCGACGTACGAACCCGTCCGGCACCCCGCGCAAGTCAGAGTGGTCAACGCGATCCTTCGTCCTGATGTGGACCGACCTGGACGGCTGGTGGACCCACTATGACGCCGCTGAGATCGGCGCCGACCTCAACGACGGCGACTGGGAGCTCCTCGAGCGGATATACGGCGAGCTCGATGCGTTCGTCGAAGCCGCTCGCCGGGCTCGCGAATCCAAGGTGCCAGCGGGCACGGCTGCGTCCTAG
- a CDS encoding serine/arginine repetitive matrix protein 2: protein MSFVDSEGLRSLLFRLYGAGPDAWRDDPEVAELMAYTMEKYGALARRHGFEPADAAAAAYEVLRTRPVRKAEDPWAVVTHAVQLTMSAEDRAAGLLCAEARVRKADLAGFHDAQRLSDREHSLADYHPAFQVAPAHDLAILLADAERAKREQEKENAAKAHRDHEAHDGGEEPDADAVGNVDEPVEDKPEKEAPNAFFALDQIVEILVEFGWPEQTARAAMEYIGSRLMMSGTRQAAYERLRRERQPWLRFDLDLEVWGTLLRAVLGSPDPDRAKTLTGKGMWWRFCKGHETEQVLADTSLRRALVTSARYVRRRRSHV, encoded by the coding sequence ATGAGCTTCGTCGACTCCGAGGGACTGCGGTCCCTGCTCTTCCGGCTCTACGGCGCCGGCCCCGACGCCTGGCGTGATGATCCCGAGGTAGCCGAACTGATGGCGTACACGATGGAGAAGTACGGCGCTCTGGCCCGCCGCCACGGGTTCGAGCCCGCAGACGCGGCCGCCGCGGCCTACGAGGTACTTCGGACCCGTCCCGTGCGGAAAGCCGAGGATCCGTGGGCCGTGGTCACCCACGCGGTTCAGCTCACGATGAGCGCCGAGGACCGCGCGGCCGGACTGCTCTGTGCGGAGGCTCGAGTGCGGAAGGCTGACCTGGCTGGGTTCCACGATGCCCAGCGACTCAGCGACCGCGAGCACTCCCTGGCCGACTACCACCCAGCCTTCCAAGTGGCGCCCGCCCACGATCTCGCCATCCTTCTCGCTGATGCCGAGCGGGCGAAGAGGGAACAGGAGAAGGAGAACGCAGCCAAGGCTCACCGAGATCACGAGGCCCACGACGGCGGCGAGGAACCTGACGCAGACGCCGTCGGAAACGTCGATGAGCCGGTCGAGGATAAGCCCGAGAAGGAAGCCCCGAACGCGTTCTTCGCGCTCGACCAGATTGTCGAGATTCTCGTCGAGTTCGGCTGGCCGGAGCAGACCGCACGCGCGGCGATGGAGTACATCGGATCGCGGCTGATGATGTCGGGCACCAGGCAGGCGGCGTACGAACGCCTGCGCCGCGAACGCCAGCCATGGCTCCGGTTCGACCTCGACCTGGAAGTCTGGGGGACGCTCCTGCGCGCGGTTCTGGGCTCACCGGACCCCGACCGAGCCAAGACCCTCACTGGCAAGGGCATGTGGTGGAGGTTCTGCAAGGGCCACGAGACCGAGCAGGTCCTCGCCGACACCTCCCTGCGCCGGGCGCTGGTGACCTCAGCCCGCTACGTACGTCGCAGGAGGTCCCATGTCTGA
- a CDS encoding bifunctional DNA primase/polymerase, protein MNVQSTPTARRVAEAMRRAQNQQLRDAALILAHAGVPVFPCAPYGKQPLTRSGFLAATTDPRQVGRWWLRSPSANIGMPTGTTSGVVVVDVDVHATGNGFSAFARTERAGITSQWSFLVRTPSGGIHAYFTPAGEDQRNWQANGTHVDFRGEGGYVVIPPSQIRGPGDNTRSYELIAIAQHGDKALDADRLRDFLVPPRQVREPVGMPARGARPDRLVAWMANRPEGTRNSSLFWAACRMVEDGQRYDATLSVLGDAARSAGLGEHEVESTIRSAYRIASRLGPGSRLGPTQARTATASSEAVAL, encoded by the coding sequence ATGAACGTCCAATCCACGCCCACCGCGAGACGGGTCGCCGAGGCGATGCGGAGAGCGCAGAACCAGCAGCTGCGTGATGCCGCGCTGATCCTGGCTCATGCCGGCGTACCGGTCTTCCCGTGTGCCCCGTATGGCAAGCAGCCGCTGACCCGCAGCGGATTCCTTGCCGCCACCACTGATCCTCGCCAAGTCGGGCGTTGGTGGCTGCGCTCCCCCTCCGCGAACATCGGGATGCCGACCGGCACCACCTCCGGCGTCGTCGTGGTCGACGTCGATGTTCACGCCACCGGCAACGGGTTCAGCGCCTTCGCGCGGACCGAGCGTGCCGGGATCACCTCTCAGTGGTCGTTCCTGGTCCGTACGCCCTCGGGTGGCATTCACGCCTACTTCACCCCCGCTGGCGAAGACCAACGTAACTGGCAGGCCAACGGGACCCACGTCGACTTCCGCGGCGAGGGAGGATACGTCGTCATACCGCCCTCACAGATCCGCGGCCCGGGCGACAACACACGGTCGTACGAACTGATCGCGATTGCCCAGCATGGCGACAAGGCGCTCGACGCCGACCGACTCCGAGACTTCCTCGTCCCACCACGTCAGGTGCGTGAACCGGTTGGGATGCCCGCTCGCGGGGCACGCCCTGACCGGCTGGTCGCGTGGATGGCCAACCGCCCCGAGGGCACCAGGAACAGCAGCCTGTTCTGGGCAGCGTGCCGGATGGTTGAAGACGGGCAGCGCTACGACGCCACGCTCTCGGTCCTCGGCGATGCCGCCCGGTCGGCGGGGCTGGGTGAGCACGAGGTGGAGTCGACGATCCGGTCGGCCTACCGGATCGCGTCCCGACTCGGTCCGGGGAGCCGCTTGGGCCCTACCCAGGCCCGCACGGCGACAGCGAGCAGTGAGGCGGTGGCGTTGTGA
- a CDS encoding helix-turn-helix domain-containing protein encodes MGSATRRAREALGDALRTARREAGITGIALAAQLQQSGQTWSQSKVSKIEAGRQMPTEDEVRAWADAVGADPERLLAIQERASWEYSVFRDTFGQDDGPAAVQRAYEAAERAASTVFSFHPTVIPGLCQTADYAAALLKLIGGPVEHGASEDDIAHMVAARTRRSAILYEPGRDVTVLVAETALYPRIGGPDVMRTQLEHLAGLATRAKAVVGIVPLDQFPVLVGQAWDQRDQVVTIETTAGDLEIADPIEVAQYQRWAEALTSVALTGSDAARKCVELAARDVSSTD; translated from the coding sequence ATGGGTAGCGCGACACGGCGAGCACGAGAGGCGCTCGGTGACGCACTGAGAACTGCCAGGCGAGAGGCCGGGATCACCGGCATCGCCCTCGCCGCGCAACTCCAGCAGTCCGGCCAGACCTGGTCACAGTCCAAGGTCTCCAAGATCGAGGCCGGTCGCCAGATGCCCACAGAGGACGAGGTCCGCGCCTGGGCGGATGCTGTTGGCGCTGACCCAGAACGACTCCTGGCCATCCAGGAACGCGCATCCTGGGAATACTCGGTGTTCCGCGACACCTTCGGGCAGGACGACGGCCCAGCCGCCGTGCAGCGCGCCTACGAGGCAGCCGAAAGGGCTGCTTCAACGGTGTTCAGCTTCCACCCGACCGTCATCCCCGGCCTGTGCCAAACCGCCGACTACGCCGCCGCGCTGCTCAAACTGATCGGCGGCCCGGTCGAGCACGGCGCATCCGAAGACGACATCGCCCACATGGTCGCCGCCCGGACGCGGCGCAGCGCCATCCTGTACGAACCCGGGCGCGACGTCACCGTCCTCGTCGCCGAGACCGCGCTGTACCCACGGATCGGTGGCCCAGACGTGATGCGAACCCAGCTCGAGCACCTCGCTGGTCTGGCGACCCGCGCGAAGGCGGTGGTCGGGATCGTGCCGCTCGACCAGTTCCCGGTCTTGGTCGGGCAAGCCTGGGACCAGCGTGACCAAGTCGTCACGATCGAGACCACCGCCGGCGATCTCGAGATCGCTGACCCCATCGAGGTTGCGCAGTACCAGCGATGGGCTGAGGCACTGACCTCAGTCGCACTCACCGGCTCCGACGCCGCACGCAAATGCGTTGAACTCGCAGCCCGAGACGTAAGCAGCACCGACTAG
- a CDS encoding DUF6879 family protein: MADLGSAFQNLTTSWFRLETLQAYDVKEEHESFAEFLRTGRLDSPGDVGWREMIAGHVAAGRSLQRVHVVEVPLTDYVRYEIAEYVRNHEAGEDIRLLSVPAGDWPEDLPQGTDFWLLDDGQPSQSAWAMDYDNEGRFLGVKEVQDPDLIDTYRKWRDTALGLSVPLNGYRRKDA; this comes from the coding sequence GTGGCAGACCTCGGATCCGCGTTCCAGAACCTGACCACCTCGTGGTTCCGCCTGGAGACGCTCCAGGCCTACGACGTCAAGGAAGAGCACGAGTCCTTCGCCGAGTTCCTGCGCACCGGGCGGCTCGACTCGCCCGGTGATGTTGGGTGGCGGGAGATGATCGCCGGGCATGTGGCCGCCGGCCGGTCTCTGCAACGGGTCCACGTCGTCGAGGTGCCGCTCACCGACTACGTTCGCTACGAGATCGCCGAGTACGTCCGCAACCACGAGGCCGGAGAAGACATCCGCCTACTGTCGGTTCCAGCCGGCGACTGGCCAGAGGACCTCCCCCAGGGCACAGACTTCTGGCTGCTCGACGACGGCCAGCCCAGTCAGTCGGCGTGGGCAATGGACTACGACAACGAGGGTCGCTTTCTGGGCGTCAAGGAGGTCCAGGACCCTGACTTGATCGACACCTACCGAAAGTGGCGCGACACCGCCCTTGGCCTCTCCGTGCCGTTGAATGGCTATCGTCGCAAGGACGCATAA
- a CDS encoding TetR/AcrR family transcriptional regulator: MSSAASNNRRPGPGRPRHIPASDTHADPRDQILAVSARLFVGQGYAGTSTRDIAEAVGIRQASLYYHFAGKPGILAELLEMTVRPALDRVGDLARIESPEAALYLLAFHDAESLATLMHNIGMLPACPDVSQTPEAREYAAARGQLREAYGSLGISCGSQAVTDTVAMLQLGELILNAVESVIGTRASGDTVTNKELHGVAVSSLRICGVPQAQIEVAAKVAVAAVGQMWLCQPDLGPR; encoded by the coding sequence ATGAGTTCCGCAGCCTCCAACAATCGCCGTCCGGGCCCGGGCCGTCCCCGACACATTCCGGCCTCCGACACCCACGCAGACCCGCGTGACCAGATCCTCGCCGTCTCCGCTCGCCTGTTCGTCGGCCAGGGCTACGCCGGCACCTCCACCCGCGACATCGCCGAAGCGGTCGGGATCCGACAAGCGAGCCTCTACTACCACTTCGCCGGCAAGCCCGGGATCCTCGCCGAGCTTCTCGAGATGACCGTGCGGCCGGCGCTGGACAGGGTCGGCGACCTGGCCCGGATCGAGAGCCCGGAGGCAGCGCTCTACCTCCTCGCTTTTCACGACGCCGAATCTCTTGCCACGCTCATGCACAACATTGGGATGTTGCCCGCATGCCCCGACGTCTCCCAGACGCCCGAAGCTCGGGAGTACGCCGCTGCGCGTGGCCAACTGCGGGAGGCGTACGGGTCGCTCGGCATCTCGTGTGGATCGCAGGCGGTGACAGACACAGTCGCCATGCTCCAACTGGGTGAGTTGATCCTGAATGCTGTCGAGAGCGTCATCGGCACGCGTGCCTCCGGCGACACGGTGACCAACAAGGAGCTCCACGGCGTTGCGGTCTCCAGCCTCCGTATCTGCGGGGTGCCCCAGGCGCAGATCGAGGTTGCGGCAAAGGTGGCAGTTGCCGCGGTGGGGCAGATGTGGCTGTGTCAACCCGATCTGGGACCACGATGA
- a CDS encoding heavy metal-responsive transcriptional regulator gives MRIGELAEAAGTTTKTLRFYEEQGLLPPAERTPAGYRDYTPDAVSRIDFVHRGQAAGLTLAQIKQILDIRDHGQAPCGHVRDLLDARLADIDAQIADLTTLRDNVAALRDDAALPEPETCSPDQVCRYL, from the coding sequence ATGCGGATCGGAGAACTCGCCGAGGCGGCAGGCACGACCACCAAGACCCTGCGGTTTTACGAAGAGCAAGGGCTGCTGCCCCCGGCCGAACGCACACCGGCCGGCTACCGCGACTACACCCCCGACGCGGTCAGCCGGATCGACTTCGTCCACCGCGGCCAAGCGGCCGGGCTCACCCTCGCCCAGATCAAGCAGATCCTCGACATCCGCGACCACGGCCAAGCTCCCTGCGGCCACGTACGTGACCTGCTGGACGCGCGCCTTGCCGACATCGACGCGCAGATCGCCGACCTCACAACACTTCGCGACAACGTGGCTGCGCTCCGCGACGATGCAGCCCTCCCAGAGCCCGAAACCTGTAGCCCCGATCAGGTCTGCAGATACCTATAG